ACTGGCTCGGTGAGGCACCCGTCGGCGTCCCCACGGACGGCGACCCGCTCGCCGCCCTGCGCGCCACCATCGAGGCCCTGCACACCCCGCACCAGGAGGGCCTGCCGCCCTTCACCGGCGGCATGGTCGGCTATCTCGGCTACGACATCGTCCGCCGCCTGGAGAAGATCGGCCCCGGCGAGCGCGACGACCTTCAGCTGCCCGAGCTGACCATGCTCCTCACCAGCGACCTCGCCGTGATGGACCACTGGGAGGGCTCGGTCCTGCTGATCGCCAACGCGATCAACCACAACGACCTCGACACCGGCGTCGACGAGGCCCACGCCGACGCGGTGGCCCGTCTGGACGCCATGGAGGCGGACCTGTCCCGCGCGGTGGCCCAGCCGCCCGCCGTACTGCCGCCCTCCGAACTCCCCGAGTACACCGCCCTGTGGGGCGGCGAGGACTTCCAGGCGGCCGTCGAGGACATCAAGGAGCGCATCCGCGCGGGCGAGGCCTTCCAGGTCGTCCCCTCCCAGCGCTTCGAAACGCCGTGCACGGCCAGTGCGTTGGACGTCTACCGGGTCCTGCGGGCGACCAACCCCTCCCCGTACATGTACCTGTTCCGCTTCGACGGCTTCGACGTCGTCGGCTCGTCCCCCGAGGCCCTCGTCAAGGTCGAGGACGGGCGGGCCATGGTCCACCCCATCGCCGGTACCCGCTGGCGCGGGGCGACCCCGCAGGAGGACCAGGCCCTCGCCGACGAGCTGCTCGCCGACCCCAAGGAGCGCGCCGAGCACCTGATGCTGGTCGACCTCGGCCGCAACGACCTGGGGAGGGTCTGCGAACCGGGCTCGGTCGAGGTCGTCGACTTCATGTCCATCGAGCGGTACTCGCACGTGATGCACATCGTCTCGACGGTCACCGGAAAGGTGGCGGAGGGCCGTACCGCCTTCGACGTCCTCACCGCCTGCTTCCCGGCCGGCACCCTCTCCGGCGCCCCGAAGCCCCGCGCGATGCAGATCATCGACGAACTCGAGCCGTCCCGGCGCGGGTTGTACGGCGGCTGCGTCGGCTATCTCGACTTCGCGGGCGACTCCGACACGGCCATCGCCATCCGAACGGCCCTGCTCAGGGACGGTACGGCGTACGTCCAGGCGGGCGCCGGGATCGTCGCCGACTCCGACCCGGTCGCCGAGGACCAGGAGTGCCGCAACAAGGCGGCGGCGGTGCTGCGCGCGGTGCACACGGCCAACCGGCTCGGGCGATAGGGCGAGGCTCGCCGGAAAGTAGGACGAGGCTCATACGAACCCCGGGTGACGGTTCGCCCGGGGTTCGGGCGATAGTGGAGTACGTGACTGCCGTTCCTCCCCCCCGTTCCGAAGCCGCAGGACCCGCCAGGGCCGGCCGCCTCAGCCTCGCTGTAGCCCTGCTGGCCGGTGCCCTCGGCGCGGCCGTGGCGCTGCTCTCCACCCGCCAGCAGTGGTCCTCGGGCACCGCCACGGTGGCCGGCGGCGACTTCCCGCTGACCGCCAGGGGCAGCGACGTCACGGGCGTCCCCGCGGCCCTCGCCATAGTGGGCCTCGCCGCGCTCGTCGCCGTCTTCGCCGTCCGCAAGGTGGGCCGCTTCGCGGTCGCCGCGCTGCTCGCGCTCTCCGGTGTCGGCATCGTCGTCTCGGCGCTCCTCGGTACGTCCGACAGCTCCGCGCTCGACGACCAAGCCGCGTCCGCGTCCGGTGACGCGGCGGCGACGGTCGACGGCCTCAGCCATACGGCGTGGCCCTACCTCGCCGTGGCCGGCGGGGCGTTGATCCTGCTGGCCGGGTTGTTGGCGCTGCGGTACGGGCGTCTGTGGCCCGCGATGTCGGGGCGGTACGAGCGCAACGGGGAGCCGCGGGTCGCCCGTAGGGCGCGGGTCGCCGATCCTGACAGGCCCGAGGAGATCTGGAAGGCGTTGGATCGGGGCGAGGATCCGACAGGGGCGTAGAGGGGGGTGAGTGTCGGCTGCGGGCCGGTGGGGGTTGTTCGCGCCCACGCGGTGGAGCCGCACATCGATACAGCCCCGCGCCCCTGAAGGGCGGCTGCACTTCCCGGCATTGACCCGCTAGGCCTACCCCTGCTCACCGCTCACGCACCTGTGCGGAACAATGGACCCCGAGCGTCCGGCTCAGACACGTTTACAGCAACGAGGAGCAAGTCATGGCGGGCAGCAGCCACGGTCACACCCCGGCCGCCTGGACCGGTGTCACGATCGCCTTCATCGGTTTCTGCGTCTCGGGCGCCTTCATGGTGATGGCCCAGCCCGCGGGCTTCTGGGCCGGCATGGCGCTCGTGGTCATCGGCGGTGTCGTCGGCTGGATCATGAGCGCGATGGGCATGGGGCAGCCGAAGGACAGGCACAAGGACCTGCTCGCCGCACAGCGTGAGCCGGCGAGCGTCGAGGGCTGAGAGCGGCACGTACCTCGTCGAGGGGCGGACCGGCGGACCTGCCGGGGCCGCCCCTCACGCGCGTCCGGGCCCGTGCGGGGGCACAATGCGAGGCGTGAACGCCGACAGCCAGAGGGTGATGACACATACGGCCGTGCTGGGACGGGTGGCCGTACCGGCAGGCGTCCTCGCCGCCGTCGCCGGTGCCTTCGCCTACGTCGGCGCCGTGGACCCCAACGAGACCGGTCACTACCCCGTCTGCCCGCTCCTGCGCCACACCGGCCTCTACTGCCCCGGCTGCGGCGGACTGCGCAGCGCGCACGCCTTCGTCCACGGGGACGTCCTGACGGCCCTCCAGGCCAACGCCCCGGCCGTTCTCGGCTATCTGGGC
This DNA window, taken from Streptomyces sp. NBC_00663, encodes the following:
- a CDS encoding anthranilate synthase component I, with the translated sequence MDLETFRKLATDRRVIPVTRKLLADGDTPVALYRKLAAERPGTFLLESAENGRSWSRYSFVGVRSSATLTARDGQAHWLGEAPVGVPTDGDPLAALRATIEALHTPHQEGLPPFTGGMVGYLGYDIVRRLEKIGPGERDDLQLPELTMLLTSDLAVMDHWEGSVLLIANAINHNDLDTGVDEAHADAVARLDAMEADLSRAVAQPPAVLPPSELPEYTALWGGEDFQAAVEDIKERIRAGEAFQVVPSQRFETPCTASALDVYRVLRATNPSPYMYLFRFDGFDVVGSSPEALVKVEDGRAMVHPIAGTRWRGATPQEDQALADELLADPKERAEHLMLVDLGRNDLGRVCEPGSVEVVDFMSIERYSHVMHIVSTVTGKVAEGRTAFDVLTACFPAGTLSGAPKPRAMQIIDELEPSRRGLYGGCVGYLDFAGDSDTAIAIRTALLRDGTAYVQAGAGIVADSDPVAEDQECRNKAAAVLRAVHTANRLGR
- a CDS encoding DUF2752 domain-containing protein is translated as MRGVNADSQRVMTHTAVLGRVAVPAGVLAAVAGAFAYVGAVDPNETGHYPVCPLLRHTGLYCPGCGGLRSAHAFVHGDVLTALQANAPAVLGYLGFAVLWTVWVVRSARGRPLRIDLGPVHLWTLGTLLLVFTVVRNLPFGGWLHP
- a CDS encoding TIGR02234 family membrane protein; its protein translation is MEYVTAVPPPRSEAAGPARAGRLSLAVALLAGALGAAVALLSTRQQWSSGTATVAGGDFPLTARGSDVTGVPAALAIVGLAALVAVFAVRKVGRFAVAALLALSGVGIVVSALLGTSDSSALDDQAASASGDAAATVDGLSHTAWPYLAVAGGALILLAGLLALRYGRLWPAMSGRYERNGEPRVARRARVADPDRPEEIWKALDRGEDPTGA
- a CDS encoding HGxxPAAW family protein; this translates as MAGSSHGHTPAAWTGVTIAFIGFCVSGAFMVMAQPAGFWAGMALVVIGGVVGWIMSAMGMGQPKDRHKDLLAAQREPASVEG